A window of the bacterium genome harbors these coding sequences:
- a CDS encoding SDR family oxidoreductase, whose amino-acid sequence MGVLDGKVVVITGGARGIGRAYALGVAAEGASVVIADLLDGSPVVDELAGSGSEALSVTTDVSDEASTVAMAEAAMDRFGRIDVLINNAAMFSETTRGPFTDLTVAEWDRTFEVNVRGVWLCTKAVYPHMAAQGSGKIINIASNTCYKGTLGFPHYVASKSALLGLTRCLANELGPEGITVNTVSPDLIPNPDLRPTDATSDPFVVSGRAIRRTQEADDMVGTIIYLSSPASDFVTGQSLLVNGGAFFL is encoded by the coding sequence ATGGGAGTGCTAGACGGCAAGGTGGTCGTAATCACCGGCGGGGCTCGCGGCATCGGCCGCGCCTATGCCCTCGGTGTCGCCGCGGAGGGAGCCAGCGTGGTGATTGCCGACCTGCTGGACGGCTCGCCGGTGGTCGATGAACTGGCCGGCTCCGGCAGTGAGGCCCTGTCCGTCACGACCGACGTGAGCGACGAGGCATCCACGGTGGCCATGGCGGAAGCGGCCATGGACAGGTTCGGGCGGATCGACGTGCTCATCAACAATGCCGCCATGTTCTCCGAGACCACCCGGGGGCCCTTCACGGACCTCACCGTGGCCGAATGGGATCGCACCTTCGAGGTCAACGTCCGCGGCGTCTGGCTGTGTACCAAGGCGGTGTACCCGCATATGGCGGCCCAGGGATCGGGCAAGATCATCAACATCGCCTCCAATACCTGTTACAAGGGAACCCTCGGCTTCCCCCATTACGTGGCCAGCAAGTCCGCCCTACTGGGCCTCACCAGGTGCCTGGCTAATGAGCTGGGTCCCGAGGGCATCACGGTCAACACGGTTTCGCCGGACCTCATCCCCAACCCGGACCTCCGTCCCACGGACGCCACCAGCGACCCGTTCGTGGTGTCGGGCCGGGCCATCCGGCGCACCCAGGAGGCTGACGACATGGTGGGAACGATCATCTACCTGAGCTCCCCGGCGTCCGACTTCGTCACCGGCCAGAGCCTGCTGGTCAACGGCGGCGCCTTCTTCCTCTGA
- a CDS encoding SDR family oxidoreductase, translating to MLDGQVVIVTGGAGGIGSAYCRGLAAEGASLVVADLADGSEMVAEAEEMGARAISVEVDVSDVASTEAMAAATVDAFGKIDALVNNAAFYLTLTQGPMEEISPEEWDRCFEVNVKGPWLCARAVAPTMRAQGSGKIVNIASMTVNDGTPGFLHYVASKAAIWGLTRSLARELGDDGISVNTLTPDYIPHDADYAAKQPHIDGLIIGRRAFKRSQVPDDMVGTLLYLVSPWSDFVTGQNIWVNGGSGFH from the coding sequence ATGCTCGACGGCCAAGTCGTAATAGTGACCGGCGGTGCCGGCGGAATAGGCAGCGCCTACTGCCGAGGCCTGGCCGCGGAGGGCGCATCTCTTGTAGTGGCGGATCTCGCCGACGGCTCGGAGATGGTGGCTGAGGCGGAGGAGATGGGCGCCCGAGCCATCTCGGTGGAGGTCGACGTGAGCGACGTAGCCTCGACCGAGGCGATGGCCGCCGCCACCGTTGACGCCTTCGGGAAGATCGACGCGCTGGTGAACAACGCCGCCTTCTACCTGACGCTCACCCAAGGCCCGATGGAGGAGATCTCGCCCGAGGAGTGGGATCGGTGCTTCGAGGTGAACGTCAAGGGACCCTGGCTGTGTGCCCGGGCGGTTGCGCCCACGATGAGGGCGCAGGGGAGCGGGAAGATCGTCAACATCGCCTCGATGACGGTCAACGACGGTACCCCCGGATTCCTCCACTACGTGGCGTCTAAGGCGGCCATCTGGGGTCTGACCCGGTCCCTGGCCCGTGAGTTGGGCGACGATGGGATCTCCGTCAACACCCTGACGCCCGACTACATCCCCCACGATGCCGACTACGCCGCCAAGCAGCCCCATATTGACGGGCTGATCATCGGCCGCCGGGCCTTCAAGCGGTCCCAGGTGCCCGACGACATGGTCGGGACCCTCCTCTACCTGGTGAGCCCATGGTCGGACTTCGTGACCGGCCAGAACATCTGGGTCAACGGAGGCTCCGGCTTCCACTAA
- a CDS encoding aromatic ring-hydroxylating dioxygenase subunit alpha, which yields MAKPSMQDLADPFVPERDSKWYRAMWHFWHPVAYSGDVVEGEMLQGQLLGERILLVRHEGTVRAFMDVCRHKGAAPSLGWIENGCINCPYHGWSYDMEGNLVNIPSRPELNGILKVNLERYLCREGAGLIWVSLVDEPWGDPPGLAEWDDPDMHWQSPAYYDWKTSAPRRLENFVDFSHFPFVHENILGTRDKAEVEDHEVWREGQMLRFDRYVVEPNDDTMKGILGISDDIVTVLNRYYLSLPGTIYLLRIFPNGKRYGLYMVSAPTGPATCRNFWHIGSDFAQTDEDLAFLIDFELMVLDQDQPVVESQWPEHLPDLLSAEMYIKVADDVTLAYRSWLFELAADFMNE from the coding sequence ATGGCCAAGCCGAGCATGCAGGACCTAGCCGATCCGTTCGTACCCGAGCGCGACTCCAAGTGGTACCGGGCCATGTGGCACTTCTGGCATCCCGTCGCTTACAGCGGCGATGTCGTAGAGGGCGAGATGTTGCAGGGTCAACTTCTCGGCGAGCGCATCCTCCTCGTCCGCCACGAAGGGACGGTGCGAGCGTTCATGGATGTCTGCCGGCACAAGGGAGCGGCGCCCTCGCTCGGCTGGATCGAGAACGGCTGCATCAACTGCCCCTACCACGGTTGGTCCTACGACATGGAGGGCAACCTGGTCAACATCCCCTCCCGTCCCGAGCTCAACGGGATACTGAAGGTCAATCTGGAGCGTTACTTGTGCCGGGAGGGCGCGGGGCTGATCTGGGTCTCGCTGGTCGATGAGCCATGGGGCGATCCTCCCGGCCTGGCCGAGTGGGACGACCCCGACATGCACTGGCAGTCACCCGCCTACTACGACTGGAAGACCAGCGCGCCACGCCGTCTCGAGAACTTCGTCGACTTCTCGCACTTCCCGTTCGTCCACGAGAACATCCTTGGAACCAGGGACAAGGCCGAGGTGGAGGACCACGAGGTCTGGCGGGAGGGGCAGATGCTCCGCTTCGACCGCTACGTCGTGGAACCCAACGACGACACGATGAAGGGGATCCTCGGGATATCCGACGACATCGTCACGGTGCTCAACCGCTACTACCTGAGCCTCCCGGGCACGATCTATCTCCTGCGGATCTTCCCCAACGGCAAGCGCTACGGGCTCTACATGGTCTCCGCGCCCACCGGGCCGGCCACCTGCCGCAACTTCTGGCACATCGGCTCGGATTTCGCGCAGACCGATGAGGACCTGGCCTTCCTCATCGATTTCGAACTGATGGTGCTGGATCAGGATCAGCCCGTGGTCGAGTCCCAGTGGCCCGAGCATTTGCCTGACCTGCTCAGCGCCGAGATGTACATCAAGGTGGCCGACGACGTCACCCTCGCCTACCGCTCATGGCTGTTCGAGCTGGCAGCCGACTTCATGAACGAGTAG
- a CDS encoding alpha/beta hydrolase, which produces METPSVRHGYTTGSQGNRLHYLDYGGEGTALICMHGVIGNAWNWRAVAAGIGDRRRVVALDFRGYGESQWSPDHNYTTSDHVADLGVLIESLGEDRVDLMGSSWGALVAIQYAAENPDRVGSIVVVDVEASFAQSETDLFPRPTSHADHGDVRTGLGFAFPNAPEEMLELTALTSFGPVDGGRLAPKHDPYFFERWPFRSDDHWERLEGMATPALLVHAADSFVNHDVMADMASRMTNANLVQVENSTHVIPVDNPDGLLEVLRPFL; this is translated from the coding sequence ATGGAGACGCCGAGCGTCCGACATGGATACACGACCGGTTCCCAAGGCAATCGCCTGCACTACCTGGACTACGGAGGTGAGGGAACGGCGCTGATATGCATGCATGGCGTGATCGGCAACGCCTGGAACTGGAGGGCAGTGGCGGCCGGTATCGGTGACCGGCGACGGGTGGTGGCCCTCGATTTCCGCGGCTACGGCGAGAGCCAGTGGTCACCGGACCATAACTACACGACCTCCGACCATGTTGCGGACCTGGGAGTCCTCATCGAGTCCCTCGGCGAGGACCGCGTCGACCTGATGGGTTCCTCCTGGGGCGCCCTGGTAGCCATCCAGTACGCGGCGGAGAACCCCGACCGGGTCGGAAGCATCGTGGTGGTGGACGTGGAGGCGTCGTTCGCCCAGAGCGAGACCGACCTCTTCCCCCGACCCACCAGCCACGCCGACCACGGCGATGTACGGACCGGCCTCGGGTTCGCCTTCCCCAATGCCCCCGAGGAGATGCTGGAGCTGACCGCGTTGACCAGCTTCGGACCGGTCGACGGCGGGCGGCTGGCACCCAAGCACGACCCCTACTTCTTCGAACGCTGGCCCTTCCGCTCCGACGACCACTGGGAACGGCTGGAAGGCATGGCGACCCCGGCCCTACTGGTCCACGCAGCCGACAGCTTCGTGAACCACGATGTCATGGCCGACATGGCCAGCCGCATGACCAACGCAAACCTGGTCCAGGTCGAGAACAGCACCCACGTCATCCCGGTTGACAACCCCGACGGCCTGCTGGAGGTTCTTCGACCGTTCTTGTAA
- a CDS encoding DUF4143 domain-containing protein, translating into MPRRALDHSTRSRYVPRRIDATLRAELSTWPAVVISGPRGVGKTTTALRVVESAIDLSQPQERSVFILDPEAALRAAPKPVLIDEWQQAPDALRVVKKLIDQDSMSGFVIAGSSRIRTDGHDDSYQWPLLHRAVTLEMHPLTVAEKRGNPLHSFVSRLADIRSGSAPVTAFGLYDYIDIAMEGGYPAYLQVEDPARRRAQIESALRDVVRLDAATGRMDHRKMLDFLNVYAANSSEMINQTTLAERADIARASAEKYEQALHNCYVVSQVPAWHRTLSSRFAKRSKRFVNDPGMWAAMLGVGPEDVRRDAKLVGNLMETFVVSQLRAQRDASSQDFDLYHYRDQAKREIDLLLENRRDRSVIAVEVKSSSTVTRRDARHLEWLRDELDTDARSWFPRLDRGVILYSGPTVVEISDRVWAAPVSLLWE; encoded by the coding sequence ATGCCCCGACGAGCCTTGGACCACTCAACTCGATCCCGATACGTGCCGAGGCGTATCGACGCCACACTTCGTGCCGAACTCAGCACCTGGCCGGCCGTGGTGATCAGCGGACCTCGGGGAGTAGGAAAGACCACCACGGCGCTACGGGTCGTCGAGTCGGCGATCGACCTTTCGCAGCCGCAAGAGCGGTCTGTGTTCATACTGGACCCGGAGGCAGCCCTCCGTGCGGCTCCGAAGCCAGTCCTGATTGACGAATGGCAACAGGCCCCAGATGCTCTGCGGGTGGTCAAGAAGCTGATCGATCAGGACTCGATGAGCGGCTTCGTCATCGCCGGATCTTCTCGGATCAGGACGGATGGTCACGATGACAGCTATCAATGGCCGCTATTGCACCGGGCCGTCACCCTGGAAATGCATCCGCTCACGGTGGCCGAAAAGCGAGGTAATCCACTTCACTCCTTCGTGAGTCGACTCGCCGACATCCGCTCGGGCTCCGCGCCCGTCACAGCATTCGGCCTGTACGACTACATCGACATCGCCATGGAGGGGGGTTATCCCGCCTACCTACAGGTCGAGGATCCGGCTCGCCGGCGCGCGCAGATAGAGAGCGCCCTCCGCGACGTCGTGCGGCTAGATGCCGCGACCGGACGAATGGACCACCGGAAGATGCTCGACTTCCTGAACGTCTACGCTGCCAACTCGTCGGAGATGATCAACCAGACAACGCTTGCAGAGCGCGCCGACATCGCGCGGGCGTCGGCCGAGAAGTACGAGCAGGCTCTTCACAACTGCTACGTCGTTTCACAAGTTCCCGCCTGGCATCGGACCCTCTCAAGCCGGTTCGCGAAGCGGTCCAAGCGCTTCGTCAACGACCCGGGGATGTGGGCTGCGATGCTGGGCGTGGGACCGGAGGACGTCCGTCGCGACGCCAAGCTTGTGGGCAACCTCATGGAGACCTTCGTGGTGTCACAGCTACGGGCGCAGCGCGACGCTTCCAGCCAGGACTTCGACCTCTACCACTACCGGGATCAGGCGAAGCGGGAGATCGACCTGCTCCTGGAGAACCGCCGCGACCGCAGCGTGATAGCGGTCGAGGTCAAGTCTTCGAGCACAGTCACCCGCCGTGACGCACGCCACCTGGAGTGGCTACGCGACGAGTTGGACACCGACGCCCGAAGCTGGTTCCCCAGGCTCGACCGCGGGGTGATCCTCTACTCCGGGCCGACCGTCGTCGAGATCAGCGATCGCGTCTGGGCCGCGCCAGTCTCCCTACTGTGGGAGTGA